ACACGACCATGCCCGCGGGGACGCCCATGTACGGCGGGTTGAGGCGGGCGAGTTCGGCCCCGAGGAGGTTGCCGTCCAGTTGGTCGGGCTCGACGGAGCGGCCGCCGGGCAACCCGCCGGGCAGCTCCGGGTAGTAGTCGCTGTACCCCTCCATCCAGCGGAAACGCAGCGGGCTGTTGGCCATGACGAAGGAGAGCATGGCGGGCCCGTGCGCGAGGAAGGCCGCCTGACGGTCGGCCGGGACGTCCGCTCCGACGACGGCCGCCAGGTAGGCGGCCGCCTTCGCGGGCGTGTCCGGGACCCCGGCGGACAGGATCACCGAGTTGTTCGGGATCCAGATCCCGGCCCCCGAGCGGGCGGCGGACCCGCCGAACGTCGGCGCCTTCTCGACCACGACACAGCTGAGCCCGCGCCTCGCGGCCGTCAGCGCGGCGGTCATCCCGGCGGCGCCGGAGCCGATGACGACGACGTCGTAGGTACCGAGGACGGGCAGGTCGGCGGCGGCCGCCTGTCGCCCGGGGGCAGCCAGCGCCAGCCCGGCGCCGGCCCCGGCGGAGGCGCCGAGCACGGCCCTCCGGGAGGGAAGGCCGTGGTGTCTCACAGGATCCGCGCTCGTGGTCATGGCCACTCCAGCCGACGGGGAACGAATGGATGGATTCGGGTGCGGAGACCGGAATGTCGCGCGAGGGTCTTGTGAAGTCAAGGGCCGTGCGATGGCCGGAACTTCTCGCTCGGTCCGGCCCGGACCCACCTCCGGTCGCGGAAGGGCAGTTCCGCCGGACCGTCTTGCCGATGTCCCGCTCCACGACACCCCGCGTGCGGGCCGGCGCCCGGACGAGGATCCGCCCCCGACCGCCCTCCTCCACCGGGTTCGTGACGATCCGCAGTCGCCGGTCCGCGCGGGCGTCGCTCACCTCGACACGCAGCGTGCCCTCCGGGAGCAGCCGCAGCTCGAAGTCCCGGCCCGGGACCCGTCCGTGCGTGACGGCGTTGGCGGCGAGCTCCGCGACCACCCTGTTGCGCGGTGTGGTTGACGTCGCTGCCGTGCGGATGCCCCCGGGCGGTGAGCTGGTGCCCCCGTGAGGCGACGGGCCGGCCGGGACGGCCCCCACCTCTCCCTCGCCGCCGGTGCCTGGGCCCAGTCCCTCGCCCCCCACCGTGAAGTAGTCGCCTCAGCGCAGCACGGCCGCCAGCAGGTCTGCGCCCAGGGCCGTCAGGGCGGCCAGGTCGAGGGTGTAGCGGACGTAGCGGCCGTCCCGCCGGGCCGTGAGCAGGCCCGCGCGGCGCAGTGCGGCGAGGTGACGGGAGACCTCCGGAGGGGTGAGTTCCCAGGCGTGGGCCAGTTCCCGGTTGGTGTGCGGGCCGCGGGCCAGGGTGCGCAGCAGCCGTAGCCGTACCGGATGGGACAGGGCTTCCAGCCGCAGGGTGACCATCTCCAGCGACACCGGCTCCACCGCGCTCGGCTCGGCCACCGGGTACTGCACCACCGGCTGCCAGCCGGGCGCGTGGACGGCCACCAGGTGCGGGCGGCCGAAGACGCTGGGGATGAAGGTGACCCCGGTGCCGTGGGCGGCGGTCGCCTTGTCCTGGAGCTTGTCCACGACGATGCAGTCGCCGTCGGGTGCCAGGGTGACCGCGTCGGAGACGGAGGCGAGGGCCGCCCCGATGCCCTGGCGATTCAGCAGGTCGTTCTTCACGCGCAGGTCGGTGGCGAGGCGCACGGCGACGCCCGCCCAGGCGGCGTCGAAGAAGGCCCCGGCGCACTGTTCGAGGGTGTCGCGCACCCGCGCCCGTACGGCGGCCGGGTCGGCGAGGAGCCGTTCCGCGAAGGCCTCCTGGAGCGCGCCCCGGGACTGGGCCAGGTCCAGGGCCCGCTCACGGGCGGTGGCGTCGGTGAGCGGCGACCGCGTGCCGAAGTGGACCCGGTTGCTGCCGCAGGTGGTGACGAGCGCGGCGGTCACATACCGCTCGTCGTCGATCCGGTCGACGTCGTCCAGCTCCTCCGCGAGGGTGGGCCGGGGCCGGGCGGGGATCAGGAAGTCCGCCTGTGAGGAACGCCAGAGGAACTCCGCCTCCCGCAGCCGCTCGGCCAGCTCCGGCCGCAGCCCGGTCCAGACGTCCCCGGCCCAGCCGGCGAGCTGCGGATGGTGCCCGGGTTCGGCGAGCACGTGCAGCATCGCGGTCAGCTCGGCCAGCGGGGAGGCGGCGAACCGCAGTCGCTCGGCCGGCAGTCCGCCGATGTCGATCCTCAACGTCATCCCTCATCATCACCGACCGGCCGGCCGGCGACGACGTCGGTTGACGGTGTCCGTCAACCGACGTGCCCTGCCCGGCGGTCGAACCCACCGTTGCCGCCATGGCAACCACCAGCACCGCGAAGATCCGGCCCCGCGCCCTCGTCCGGGCCTCCGGCGGCCCCCGTTATGCCGTCGCCCTGGCTGTGGACGCGCTCGGCACCGGCCTGCTGCGTCCCTTCCTGCTGCTCTACGGGGTGACGGTGCTGAGGCTGTCCGCGCCGCTCACCGGCATCGCCATGACGGCCGGCATCGTGGTGGGCCTGGGATGCCTGCCCGTGGTGGGCCGATGGCTGGACGGGGGCGCGCGCAGCACCGTCGTGGCGGCGTCGATGCTGGTGCGGGTGCTGGGGGTGGTGCTGCTGCTGGCCACGCCGACGGGGCACGCCTGGCCGTTCGCGTCGGCGGCGCTCTTTTTCGGCATCGGCAACCAGGCCTGGCCGGCGGCCCACGCCGCCCTCGTGGCCACGGTCGCGCACGGCCGGGAACGCGACACCGCGCTCGCGGCGGGCCGCGCCCTGCGCAACGCGGGCCTGGGCGCGGGCGCGCTG
This Streptomyces sp. NBC_00377 DNA region includes the following protein-coding sequences:
- a CDS encoding helix-turn-helix domain-containing protein — its product is MTLRIDIGGLPAERLRFAASPLAELTAMLHVLAEPGHHPQLAGWAGDVWTGLRPELAERLREAEFLWRSSQADFLIPARPRPTLAEELDDVDRIDDERYVTAALVTTCGSNRVHFGTRSPLTDATARERALDLAQSRGALQEAFAERLLADPAAVRARVRDTLEQCAGAFFDAAWAGVAVRLATDLRVKNDLLNRQGIGAALASVSDAVTLAPDGDCIVVDKLQDKATAAHGTGVTFIPSVFGRPHLVAVHAPGWQPVVQYPVAEPSAVEPVSLEMVTLRLEALSHPVRLRLLRTLARGPHTNRELAHAWELTPPEVSRHLAALRRAGLLTARRDGRYVRYTLDLAALTALGADLLAAVLR